Proteins encoded within one genomic window of Brachybacterium avium:
- a CDS encoding fumarate reductase/succinate dehydrogenase flavoprotein subunit, which yields MSALFSVGDPVVDTKAPDGPIQDRWDARRFEASLISPANRRRRSVIMVGSGLAGGSAAATLGEAGYQVSVFCYQDSPRRAHSIAAQGGINAAKDYRNDGDSIRRLFYDTVKGGDYRSRESNVYRLAQVSEAIIDQAVAQGVPFAREYGGLLSTRSFGGVQVSRTFYARGQTGQQLLLGAYQALERQIDAGTVQMHTRHEMLEVIVIEGRARGIVVRDMVTGEIETHLADAVVLASGGYGNVFHLSTNAMGCNVTATWRAHRKGAYFANPCFTQIHPTCIPVSGEHQSKLTLMSESLRNDGRIWVPVQKGDARDPREIPESERDYYLERQYPAFGNLVPRDVASRAAKNQCDAGHGVGPGGRGVYLDFADALERLGRGTVEDRYGNLFDMYQKITGEDPYQVPMRIYPAIHYTMGGLWVDYDLQSSLPGLFVIGEANFSDHGANRLGASALMQGLADGYFVLPNTLTDYLASHPLPAEIDSTHPEAQRTVEDVHTRIDALLAVQGSRSVDSFHRELGAILWEHCGMERSAEGLQRAITQIRALREAYWSDVRVTGRGEELNQTLERAGRVADFFELAELMCIDALHREESCGAHFRTESQTEGGEAQRIDEDFTYVAAWEFTGDGSPPQLHREHLEFEHVELTQRSYT from the coding sequence ATGAGTGCGCTGTTCTCGGTGGGCGATCCCGTGGTCGACACCAAGGCCCCGGACGGGCCGATCCAGGACCGCTGGGACGCGCGGCGGTTCGAGGCGAGCCTGATCAGCCCGGCGAACCGCCGCCGGCGCTCGGTGATCATGGTGGGCAGCGGCCTGGCCGGCGGCTCCGCCGCGGCGACCCTCGGGGAGGCCGGGTACCAGGTGTCGGTGTTCTGCTATCAGGACAGCCCGCGGCGGGCACACTCCATCGCCGCCCAGGGCGGGATCAACGCCGCGAAGGACTACCGCAACGACGGCGACAGCATCCGCCGCCTCTTCTACGACACCGTCAAGGGTGGGGACTACCGTTCCCGCGAGTCGAACGTCTACCGCCTGGCCCAGGTCAGCGAGGCGATCATCGACCAGGCCGTGGCACAGGGGGTGCCATTCGCCCGCGAATACGGAGGACTGCTGAGCACGCGCTCCTTCGGCGGCGTGCAGGTCTCCCGCACCTTCTATGCCCGTGGGCAGACGGGTCAGCAGCTCCTGCTCGGCGCCTACCAGGCGCTGGAGCGGCAGATCGATGCGGGCACCGTGCAGATGCACACCCGCCACGAGATGCTCGAGGTCATCGTCATCGAGGGCAGAGCCCGCGGCATCGTCGTGCGCGACATGGTCACCGGCGAAATCGAGACGCACCTGGCCGATGCGGTCGTGCTCGCCTCAGGAGGCTATGGCAACGTCTTCCACCTCTCGACCAATGCGATGGGCTGCAACGTCACCGCGACCTGGCGCGCACACCGCAAGGGCGCCTACTTCGCCAATCCCTGCTTCACCCAGATCCATCCCACCTGCATCCCGGTCAGCGGCGAGCACCAGTCGAAGCTGACCCTGATGAGCGAGTCCCTGCGCAATGACGGACGGATCTGGGTCCCGGTCCAGAAGGGGGATGCCCGGGACCCGCGCGAGATCCCCGAGTCGGAGCGCGATTACTACCTGGAGCGGCAGTATCCCGCCTTCGGGAACCTGGTGCCGCGCGATGTCGCCTCCCGCGCCGCGAAGAATCAGTGCGATGCGGGGCATGGGGTCGGGCCCGGCGGTCGCGGCGTCTACCTCGACTTCGCCGATGCGCTGGAACGGTTGGGCCGCGGCACCGTGGAGGACAGGTACGGGAACCTGTTCGACATGTACCAGAAGATCACCGGCGAGGATCCCTACCAGGTGCCGATGCGCATCTACCCGGCGATCCACTACACGATGGGCGGGCTGTGGGTCGACTACGACCTCCAGAGCTCGCTGCCGGGCCTCTTCGTCATCGGGGAGGCGAACTTCTCCGACCACGGCGCGAACCGCCTCGGCGCCAGCGCCCTCATGCAGGGGCTGGCCGACGGCTACTTCGTGCTGCCCAACACCCTCACCGACTATCTCGCCTCTCACCCGCTGCCCGCCGAGATCGACTCCACGCATCCGGAGGCGCAGCGGACCGTGGAGGACGTGCACACTCGTATCGACGCGCTGCTCGCTGTCCAGGGCAGCCGCTCGGTGGACTCCTTCCACCGTGAGCTCGGCGCGATCCTGTGGGAGCACTGCGGCATGGAGCGCAGCGCGGAGGGCCTGCAGCGGGCGATCACCCAGATCCGTGCGTTGCGCGAGGCGTACTGGAGCGATGTGCGGGTCACCGGCAGGGGAGAGGAGCTGAACCAGACGCTCGAGCGGGCCGGGCGGGTCGCGGACTTCTTCGAGCTCGCCGAGCTCATGTGCATCGACGCACTGCACCGCGAGGAGTCCTGCGGTGCCCATTTCCGCACGGAGAGTCAGACCGAGGGCGGTGAGGCCCAGCGCATCGACGAGGACTTCACCTATGTGGCCGCCTGGGAGTTCACCGGGGACGGCTCGCCGCCGCAGCTGCACCGGGAGCATCTCGAGTTCGAGCATGTCGAGCTGACGCAGAGGAGCTACACATGA
- a CDS encoding succinate dehydrogenase/fumarate reductase iron-sulfur subunit codes for MRLTLNIWRQAHSEATGRMVPYRVGDISPEMSFLEVLDVLNEELTAQGEDPVAFDHDCREGICGMCGVVIDGIAHGPEALTTTCQLHMRHFEDGQEIDIEPWRAGAFPVLKDLVVDRSALDRIVASGGFITAPTGSAPEANSTPVAREDADRAFDAAACISCGACVAACPNGSASLFLGAKITHLGSLPQGQPERDSRAVAMSEQHDAEGFGGCTQIGECTAVCPAGIPLDMISQTSSDVLGALSRGHYS; via the coding sequence ATGAGACTCACGCTGAACATCTGGCGCCAGGCGCACAGCGAGGCGACGGGCAGGATGGTGCCCTACCGGGTCGGGGACATCTCCCCGGAGATGTCCTTCCTCGAGGTGCTCGACGTGCTCAACGAAGAGCTCACCGCACAGGGGGAGGACCCCGTCGCCTTCGACCATGACTGCCGGGAGGGCATCTGCGGGATGTGCGGGGTCGTGATCGACGGGATAGCCCATGGTCCCGAGGCGCTGACCACCACCTGCCAGCTGCATATGCGCCACTTCGAGGACGGGCAGGAGATCGACATCGAACCGTGGCGCGCCGGTGCCTTCCCGGTGCTCAAGGACCTCGTGGTCGACCGCAGTGCGCTGGACCGGATCGTCGCCTCCGGCGGCTTCATCACGGCGCCGACGGGATCCGCCCCCGAGGCCAACTCCACTCCCGTGGCGCGTGAGGATGCCGACCGCGCCTTCGATGCCGCGGCCTGCATCAGCTGCGGCGCCTGCGTGGCCGCCTGCCCCAACGGCTCGGCGTCGCTGTTCCTGGGGGCGAAGATCACGCACCTCGGCTCCCTGCCGCAGGGCCAGCCCGAACGGGACTCCCGCGCCGTGGCGATGAGCGAGCAGCATGATGCCGAGGGCTTCGGCGGCTGCACCCAGATCGGGGAGTGCACGGCGGTGTGCCCCGCGGGCATCCCGCTGGACATGATCTCGCAGACCAGCTCCGATGTGCTCGGTGCGCTCTCCCGCGGCCACTACTCCTGA